A portion of the Gossypium arboreum isolate Shixiya-1 chromosome 8, ASM2569848v2, whole genome shotgun sequence genome contains these proteins:
- the LOC108468317 gene encoding uncharacterized protein LOC108468317 — MSSSGFSPAPPPVFNREGYHIWEIINSEAKPAPLRANPTVAQIRQHSNERTKRYKAMSCIQNSVSDVIFTRIMACESPKQAWDKLKEKFQGTERTRQQQLLNLRRDFENLKMKEEETVKQYSDRIMVVVNSIRLLGEQFSEVRFVEKRKGKQVDWRSIKKVPSKPKPDQPQTPLPTRERKPEKISLKQMVQENIQIAHTRPNQPQKLIAEARIAEEGSDKEEQVFTVSCSAAKRKATKGWLIDSGCTNHMTPNAAIFKSIDKSFKTRVKVGNGHYIKAEGKGDVLIDTPTVTKLVSNVVLVLEIDKILLSIAQSLEKGYSVVFKGKKCLISDPNGSKLMTVTMADKSFVMD, encoded by the exons ATGTCTTCATCAGGATTCTCACCAGCGCCACCACCAGTGTTCAATAGAGAAGGCTACCACATATGGGAGATTATCAACTCAGAAGCTAAACCAGCACCTCTAAGAGCCAATCCAACAGTGGCTCAGATCAGACAACATTCAAATGAAAGAACCAAAAGGTACAAAGCCATGTCATGTATTCAGAACAGTGTGTCTGATGTGATTTTCACAAGAATCATGGCTTGTGAGTCACCAAAGCAGGCCTGGGATAAGTTAAAGGAGAAGTTCCAAGGGACTGAACGAACAAGGCAGCAACAACTACTGAATTTAAGAAGGGACTTTGAAAACTTGAAGATGAAAGAGGAAGAAACAGTGAAGCAATACTCAGACAGAATCATGGTTGTAGTAAACAGCATAAGGCTACTTGGAGAACAATTTAGTGAAGTAAGATTTGTGGAGAAG AGAAAAGGAAAGCAAGTAGACTGGAGGAGCATTAAGAAGGTGCCTTCCAAGCCAAAACCAGACCAGCCACAAACTCCTTTGCCTACAAGGGAAAGAAAACCTGAAAAGATAAGCCTAAAACAGATGGTGCAAGAAAATATCCAAATTGCCCACACT AGGCCAAATCAACCTCAAAAGCTAATAGCTGAAGCTCGAATAGCAGAAGAAGGCAGTGACAAAGAAGAGCAAGTCTTTACAGTTTCTTGCTCAGCTGCCAAAAGAAAAGCCACAAAAGGGTGGCTAATTGACAGTGGCTGTACAAACCACATGACCCCTAATGCTGCTATCTTCAAGTCAATAGACAAAAGCTTCAAAACAAGGGTGAAGGTTGGAAATGGACACTACATCAAGGCAGAAGGCAAAGGAGATGTGTTGATTGACACTCCTACAGTTACTAAACTTGTTTCAAATGTAGTTTTAGTGCTTGAAATAGATAAAATCCTGCTTAGTATAGCTCAGTCGCTAGAAAAGGGCTACTCTGTGGTGTTCAAAGGCAAGAAGTGCCTAATTAGTGATCCAAATGGATCCAAGCTCATGACAGTGACCATGGCTGACAAGAGCTTTGTGATGGACTAG
- the LOC108468316 gene encoding CENP-B homolog protein 2-like: MRDSTAQSETKAPACTYAIQAREEAFTPDVIAVSKEIKNINVKRHKSTKYPKLEKVLYEWFLLYQEKVNMTGEMIQTKAKDWMRRLIPHALSEFNFSIGWLEQFKARRGIKSYRIFGESGSVDLENIEDTLPQIRAKLESFDWKDIYNMDETSLFYRLQADHSLATKQLEGRKKDKERFIVVVCYNGNGSDKVSLWVIGKFARCFKHVNIDNLNCHYRAKKKSMDDWIAFSRFCSLFDARMTGRNVLLIVDNCPAHPKVIESLRNVELFFCLQIQHKKIQPCDAGIIRVIKIYYQRRFYFSILEDYEKGEINPEKINVLDAIHFINATWNIDVKPTIIANCFRHCKIRFEEDMPLEQEIGDVEGIHKLKEVISYLHYRNAMDVEQTLNYPSETESLIESSMDEEIIQGVMDVSANDEQDLDDSSILPHVSPKKAFLAVDTLKNYLIQHEKNIPDLIYALLKVKDEIVFDSHAKKKQLTIYTYFSKE; this comes from the exons ATGAGAGATTCCACAGCTCAGTCAGAAACTAAAGCACCTGCATGTACCTATGCGATTCAAGCAAGAGAGGAAGCTTTTACTCCAGATGTGATAgctg TGTCAAAAGAGATAAAGAATATCAATGTTAAAAGACACAAATCAACCAAATATCCCAAATTAGAAAAGGTATTGTATGAGTGGTTTCTCTTATATCAAGAGAAAGTAAACATGACTGGAGAAATGATTCAAACTAAAGCAAAAGA ttggatgaggcgtctcAT tccacacgccctGTCCGA ATTTAACTTCTCAATTGGTTGGCTAGAACAGTTCAAGGCAAGACGTGGGATTAAGTCTTATAGAATATTTGGTGAAAGCGGTTCAGTTGATTTGGAGAATATTGAAGATACTTTACCTCAAATAAGAGCTAAATTGGAAAGTTTTGATTGGAAGGATATCTATAATATGGATGAAACAAGCTTATTTTATCGTTTGCAAGCAGATCATTCACTGGCTACAAAGCAATTAGAAGGACGAAAAAAGGACAAGGAAAGATTTATTGTTGTGGTTTGTTACAATGGGAATGGTTCAGATAAAGTGTCTCTTTGGGTTATTGGTAAGTTTGCTAGATGCTTTAAACATGTGAATATTGACAATCTTAACTGTCATTATCGAGCCAAAAAAAAAAGCATGGATGACTGGATTGCTTTTTCAAGATTTTGTTCGCTGTTTGATGCTAGAATGACTGGTAGAAATGTGTTGCTTATAGTAGACAATTGCCCAGCCCATCCCAAGGTTATTGAAAGCTTGAGAAACGTTGAATTATTTTTTTGCCTCCAAATTCAACATAAAAAAATTCAACCATGTGATGCTGGAATTATTAGAGTAATTAAGATATATTATCAGCGTCGCTTCTATTTTAGCATCTTGGAAGATTACGAGAAAGGAGAAATAAATCCTGAAAAAATTAATGTATTGGATGCAATCCATTTTATTAATGCTACTTGGAATATTGATGTGAAGCCTACAATTATTGCAAATTGTTTCCGACATTGCAAAATTCGATTCGAGGAGGATATGCCTCTCGAACAAGAAATTGGAGATGTTGAAGGCATTCATAAATTAAAAGAAGTAATTTCTTATTTACACTATAGAAATGCCATGGATGTTGAGCAGACTTTGAATTATCCAAGTGAAACTGAATCTTTGATAGAGTCATCTATGGATGAAGAAATTATTCAAGGAGTAATGGATGTGTCAGCTAATGATGAGCAAGATCTAGATGACAGTAGCATTTTACCACATGTTTCTCCAAAAAAGGCTTTTCTAGCTGTGGATACCTTGAAGAATTATTTAATACAACACGAGAAAAATATACCAGATTTGATTTATGCCCTTCTAAAAGTTAAAGATGAAATTGTATTTGATTCACACGCAAAGAAGAAGCAATtaactatatatacatattttagcAAAGAATAA
- the LOC108469408 gene encoding 21 kDa protein-like, with protein sequence MICRISGKLKSCLFKLHMADLETNYLIIQIYIKKTMNIDQVLDNLIIELHLLDPLSSLVFIKLEILLVHGVTKNNQASFCREFEEIGSSYFLISMTALLILIHLATLLNSSLAIRKLLGTQMNIETEFIRTSCGTTTDPGLCMTTFSGYASEIQASPKLLAWTALSVSLNTTRSASTVIAKLSKSHGLTPKEIAAIRDCVEELKDSVDELKRACDEMGSGGGKSFELRMSDIQTWVSAALTDEDTCMDGFSGKYVNGNLKTTVRRQIVEVAHLISIALTFVNHYAAHP encoded by the coding sequence ATGATCTGTCGAATTTCGGGAAAACTGAAATCATGCTTATTTAAGTTACATATGGCAgatcttgaaactaactatttaaTAATACAAATATACATTAAAAAAACAATGAACATCGATCAAGTACTTGATAATCTAATAATTGAGCTCCATCTTCTAGATCCACTGTCGTCGTTGGTGTTTATAAAGTTAGAGATCCTTCTCGTCCATGGAGTCACCAAAAACAACCAAGCTAGCTTCTGCAGAGAATTTGAGGAAATTGGAAGCTCATACTTCTTAATATCAATGACAGCTCTTCTTATCCTCATTCACTTGGCAACTCTGCTAAACTCGAGTTTAGCAATTAGGAAGCTCCTTGGAACTCAAATGAACATCGAGACCGAGTTCATCAGGACCTCATGCGGTACAACTACGGACCCTGGCCTGTGTATGACCACATTCTCAGGCTATGCATCCGAAATCCAAGCTAGCCCCAAATTGTTGGCCTGGACTGCGCTTTCTGTCTCGCTTAACACCACGCGTTCTGCTTCAACGGTCATCGCAAAACTCTCCAAAAGCCACGGCCTAACGCCTAAAGAGATTGCTGCTATCCGTGATTGCGTGGAAGAGTTAAAGGACTCAGTGGATGAGCTGAAAAGGGCTTGTGATGAAATGGGTTCTGGTGGAGGTAAAAGCTTTGAGCTTCGAATGAGTGATATACAAACATGGGTGAGCGCTGCTTTGACTGATGAGGACACTTGCATGGACGGCTTCTCTGGAAAGTACGTCAACGGGAATCTCAAAACTACCGTGAGGAGACAAATCGTGGAAGTTGCACATCTGATAAGTATTGCCTTGACTTTTGTCAATCACTATGCTGCCCACCCATAA